From one Dermacentor variabilis isolate Ectoservices chromosome 3, ASM5094787v1, whole genome shotgun sequence genomic stretch:
- the LOC142575512 gene encoding NECAP-like protein CG9132 isoform X2 produces the protein MEDYESVLLVKNEVFVYKIPPRTTNRGYRAADWKLDAPEWKGRMRLVTKGKECFLKLEDKISGELFAKCPIDKYPGIAVEAVMDSSRYFVIRLQDDNGRAAFIGIGFADRGDSFDLNVALQDHFKWLEKSEELEKGATDPSQPHLDLSFKEGQTIKINMNIGKSGSGKSRPRAAASGSGLLPPPPGGVKLPPPTSQLSSGLRPPPSSPATAQTPEGNGNSSSPSPSTLPAAVRAGAVGNLLDLSPPKEAPPSLLPGDGPAGDTTSVAPTAVTSADPWGDFASAPVVPPDSSSTPSQQSSNQEAWIQF, from the exons GGCTGCCGACTGGAAGCTTGATGCTCCAGAATGGAAAGGGCGTATGAGGCTGGTCACAAAGGGCAAGGAGTGCTTTCTGAAACTCGAGGACAAGATTTCGG GTGAATTGTTTGCCAAATGCCCAATCGACAAGTACCCGGGTATTGCAGTTGAGGCTGTAATGGATTCAAGCCGCTACTTTGTCATTAGACTGCAAGATGACAATG GCCGTGCGGCATTCATTGGAATTGGTTTCGCAGACCGGGGTGACTCATTCGACTTGAATGTTGCTCTTCAAGACCATTTCAA GTGGCTTGAGAAGAGTGAGGAGTTGGAGAAAGGTGCTACTGATCCCAGTCAGCCACATTTGGACCTCAGTTTCAAGGAAGGCCAAACAATCAAGATCAACATGAACATTGGT AAGTCTGGCTCGGGCAAGAGCAGACCCAGGGCTGCCGCATCCGGCAGTGGCTTGCTGCCgccgccaccaggaggcgtcaAGCTGCCTCCGCCGACCTCGCAGCTCAGCAGTGGCCTCCGACCACCTCCGTCGAGTCCGGCCACGGCTCAGACGCCCGAGGGCAATGGAAACTCCTCCTCGCCCTCACCCTCCACCCTGCCTGCAGCGGTCAGAGCTGGAGCAGTGGGGAACCTCTTGGACCTGAGTCCGCCAAAGGAAGCTCCCCCTTCGCTTTTGCCTGGTGATGGTCCAGCTGGCGACACGACATCGGTAGCACCGACAGCAGTCACTTCCGCTGACCCCTGGGGTGACTTTGCCAGTGCTCCCGTTGT ACcaccagacagcagcagcacaccATCACAGCAGTCTTCGAATCAAGAGGCCTGGATTCAATTCTGA
- the LOC142575513 gene encoding beta-1,3-galactosyltransferase 6-like translates to MPSTSKKSNLFPFKTRAHQCFSLFRPFWFFFGICCGLLAWWRFHERPIGDNPLYTDFKVTLPQRAFLFVAVLSYQQNEALRDAARRTWLKFSTHATDHRFFVGSLGVPDERRIALEREARANGDLILLENVPDSFSNRTFKLLQAYLWVFSNYKSSYVLKLNDNSFARVDIIARELGRVSVMSFRNPLLCWGFFAGYAPVSHSGPWAEPAWFLSDRYLPYACGGGYVLSWYTVVYIGYNSKLLDLYANDDVAVGVWLAPLLMNRTHDRRFDTEHESRGCFNSYLVMHQQTVATMEEKYRSLVEQGVLCKQEVQLRMSYVYDKKARLSLCCVRNISDIRMPREREKEKERQGG, encoded by the coding sequence ATGCCATCTACTTCAAAGAAATCAAATTTGTTCCCTTTCAAAACACGCGCGCATCAGTGCTTCAGTCTCTTCAGACCGTTTTGGTTCTTTTTCGGGATCTGCTGCGGTTTGCTAGCATGGTGGCGGTTCCACGAAAGGCCGATAGGCGACAATCCCTTGTACACGGACTTCAAAGTGACACTTCCACAACGGGCCTTCCTCTTCGTGGCAGTGCTGTCGTATCAACAGAACGAAGCACTACGCGACGCCGCGCGACGCACATGGCTCAAATTCTCCACTCATGCCACCGATCACAGGTTCTTTGTGGGCTCCCTCGGTGTCCCGGACGAGCGGCGGATCGCACTGGAACGGGAAGCGCGCGCCAACGGCGACTTGATTCTCCTCGAAAACGTGCCGGACTCCTTCAGCAATCGGACGTTCAAACTGCTGCAAGCGTATCTCTGGGTGTTTTCGAACTACAAGTCCTCGTACGTGCTCAAGCTGAACGACAACTCGTTCGCGAGGGTGGACATCATCGCTAGGGAGCTGGGACGCGTTTCGGTGATGAGCTTCCGCAATCCGTTGCTCTGCTGGGGATTCTTCGCAGGTTACGCGCCGGTATCGCACAGCGGCCCATGGGCTGAGCCGGCGTGGTTTCTTAGCGATCGTTATCTACCGTACGCGTGCGGCGGCGGCTACGTCCTCTCCTGGTACACGGTTGTCTACATTGGGTACAACTCGAAGCTCTTGGACCTGTACGCCAACGACGACGTCGCCGTGGGCGTCTGGTTAGCGCCGCTGTTGATGAATAGGACGCACGACCGCCGCTTCGACACCGAGCACGAGTCCCGGGGCTGCTTCAACTCATACCTGGTGATGCATCAACAGACGGTGGCcacgatggaagaaaagtacaggAGCCTGGTAGAACAGGGCGTGCTGTGCAAACAGGAGGTTCAACTCAGGATGTCGTATGTGTACGACAAAAAAGCTCGGCTGTCGCTGTGCTGCGTCCGCAACATCAGCGACATACGgatgccaagagagagagagaaagaaaaggaacggcagggaggttaa
- the LOC142575512 gene encoding NECAP-like protein CG9132 isoform X1, whose protein sequence is MEDYESVLLVKNEVFVYKIPPRTTNRGYRAADWKLDAPEWKGRMRLVTKGKECFLKLEDKISGELFAKCPIDKYPGIAVEAVMDSSRYFVIRLQDDNGRAAFIGIGFADRGDSFDLNVALQDHFKWLEKSEELEKGATDPSQPHLDLSFKEGQTIKINMNIGQKSGSGKSRPRAAASGSGLLPPPPGGVKLPPPTSQLSSGLRPPPSSPATAQTPEGNGNSSSPSPSTLPAAVRAGAVGNLLDLSPPKEAPPSLLPGDGPAGDTTSVAPTAVTSADPWGDFASAPVVPPDSSSTPSQQSSNQEAWIQF, encoded by the exons GGCTGCCGACTGGAAGCTTGATGCTCCAGAATGGAAAGGGCGTATGAGGCTGGTCACAAAGGGCAAGGAGTGCTTTCTGAAACTCGAGGACAAGATTTCGG GTGAATTGTTTGCCAAATGCCCAATCGACAAGTACCCGGGTATTGCAGTTGAGGCTGTAATGGATTCAAGCCGCTACTTTGTCATTAGACTGCAAGATGACAATG GCCGTGCGGCATTCATTGGAATTGGTTTCGCAGACCGGGGTGACTCATTCGACTTGAATGTTGCTCTTCAAGACCATTTCAA GTGGCTTGAGAAGAGTGAGGAGTTGGAGAAAGGTGCTACTGATCCCAGTCAGCCACATTTGGACCTCAGTTTCAAGGAAGGCCAAACAATCAAGATCAACATGAACATTGGT CAGAAGTCTGGCTCGGGCAAGAGCAGACCCAGGGCTGCCGCATCCGGCAGTGGCTTGCTGCCgccgccaccaggaggcgtcaAGCTGCCTCCGCCGACCTCGCAGCTCAGCAGTGGCCTCCGACCACCTCCGTCGAGTCCGGCCACGGCTCAGACGCCCGAGGGCAATGGAAACTCCTCCTCGCCCTCACCCTCCACCCTGCCTGCAGCGGTCAGAGCTGGAGCAGTGGGGAACCTCTTGGACCTGAGTCCGCCAAAGGAAGCTCCCCCTTCGCTTTTGCCTGGTGATGGTCCAGCTGGCGACACGACATCGGTAGCACCGACAGCAGTCACTTCCGCTGACCCCTGGGGTGACTTTGCCAGTGCTCCCGTTGT ACcaccagacagcagcagcacaccATCACAGCAGTCTTCGAATCAAGAGGCCTGGATTCAATTCTGA
- the LOC142575511 gene encoding beta-1,3-galactosyltransferase 6-like, giving the protein MTPVWLRALSGRLGPRGRAFVVRVIWFVLGFVFALWCSYDIAARSAREAEGPARDWWGKEGDTFLFVAILSSHKTEHLRHAARRTWLKLAAASEQRIVYKFFVGAHGTPLQWVENLKQESLSFDDVVILDDAEDSYEDLTSKLVHSLKWIVGHYYFDFVLKLDDDSFARVDVVADELAKWKEERPDGELYWGYFAGNAPVFKSGKWAERTWYLRDGYYLPYARGGGYVLPQSAARYIATLAFVAFDYYFSEDASVGVWTAPLRLHRKHDRRFDTEYRSRGCFNTYLVTHKQTATMMYEKYRNLDQTGVMCQREVRSRLSYEYNWSAPPSKCCMRNITDATLSRRPRFHWQHNLL; this is encoded by the coding sequence ATGACCCCCGTGTGGCTACGTGCGTTGTCCGGTCGTTTAGGTCCGAGAGGACGTGCCTTCGTGGTGAGAGTGATTTGGTTCGTGCTTGGCTTCGTTTTCGCACTGTGGTGCAGCTACGACATCGCAGCGCGCTCCGCGAGAGAAGCGGAAGGCCCCGCGAGGGATTGGTGGGGCAAAGAAGGCGACACGTTTCTGTTCGTGGCGATACTGTCGTCCCACAAGACCGAACATCTGCGCCACGCAGCGCGCCGAACGTGGTTGAAGCTGGCAGCCGCGTCCGAACAGCGCATCGTTTACAAGTTCTTCGTGGGTGCTCACGGTACACCACTGCAGTGGGTAGAGAACCTCAAGCAAGAGTCGCTTAGCTTTGACGACGTCGTGATCCTCGACGATGCCGAGGACTCGTACGAAGACTTAACCAGCAAGCTGGTCCATAGCCTCAAGTGGATCGTGGGCCACTACTATTTCGACTTTGTGCTGAAGCTGGACGACGACTCGTTCGCCAGAGTAGACGTCGTTGCTGACGAGCTGGCCAAGTGGAAAGAAGAAAGGCCGGACGGGGAGCTCTACTGGGGCTACTTTGCCGGAAACGCGCCAGTTTTCAAGTCCGGAAAGTGGGCAGAAAGAACGTGGTATCTCAGAGACGGCTATTACCTGCCCTACGCGCGCGGCGGCGGATACGTGCTGCCCCAGAGTGCCGCGAGGTACATTGCAACCTTGGCTTTCGTCGCATTCGATTACTACTTCAGTGAGGACGCGTCGGTGGGTGTGTGGACGGCACCGCTGAGGCTCCATCGCAAACACGACCGGCGCTTTGACACGGAGTACCGCTCACGCGGCTGCTTCAACACGTACCTGGTCACTCACAAGCAGACGGCGACCATGATGTACGAGAAGTACCGAAACCTCGACCAGACCGGTGTAATGTGTCAGAGGGAAGTGCGGTCGAGGCTGTCATACGAATACAATTGGAGTGCACCGCCTTCCAAGTGCTGCATGCGCAACATAACAGACGCGACTTTGAGTCGTCGCCCGAGGTTCCACTGGCAGCACAACCTGCTGTGA
- the LOC142575515 gene encoding ubiquitin-conjugating enzyme E2 J2-like: protein MNKKYNTAAQRLRQDYLRLVRDPVPYIIAHPLPSNILEWHYVVRGPENTPYEDGIYHGKLMFPAEFPFKPPSILMITPSGRFKCNTRLCLSISDFHPDSWNPAWSVATILTGLLSFMVEKNPTLGSIDTTDREKKQLARESLEFNLKDEMFCELFPDLVEEIKEQIQKRKTEVEAQNAYLAERSITGSSLGDQGYGLLGSTLANIFVIVGFAAFAYTVKYVLTFSAK from the exons ATGAACAAAAAGTACAACACGGCCGCTCAAAGACTTCGCCAAGATTATCTGCGGCTCGTCAGGGATCCGGTACCCTACATCATAGCTCACCCCCTGCCATCCAACATCCTCGAGTG GCATTATGTTGTACGAGGGCCAGAGAACACACCGTATGAGG ATGGAATCTACCACGGGAAGCTTATGTTCCCGGCCGAATTCCCCTTCAAGCCGCCCAGCATCTTGATGATCACCCCCAGCGGCCGGTTCAAGTGCAACACACGCCTCTGCCTCAGCATCTCGGACTTCCATCCAGACAGCTGGAACCCTGCGTGGTCTGTTGCCACCATCCTGACAGGCCTGCTAAGCTTCATG GTGGAAAAAAACCCTACATTGGGAAGTATTGACACCACCGACAGGGAA AAGAAGCAGCTTGCAAGGGAGAGCCTAGAGTTCAACTTGAAAGATGAAATGTTTTGCGAGCTGTTTCCAGACCTGGTTGAG GAAATCAAGGAGCAGATTCAGAAGAGGAAAACGGAGGTGGAGGCGCAGAACGCGTACCTGGCCGAGCGCAGCATAACGGGCAGCAGCCTGGGCGACCAAGGGTACGGCCTGTTGGGCAGCACCCTAGCCAACATTTTCGTCATCGTCGGCTTTGCCGCATTTGCGTACACCGTGAAGTATGTGCTGACATTCAGCGCCAAGTGA